From one Trichocoleus desertorum ATA4-8-CV12 genomic stretch:
- a CDS encoding PAS domain-containing protein produces the protein MTETNAQSTTEVASCSPQLPDLALQILDSSDDCIQVLDLDGRILFMNRSGQALLGIQDLTPFLNTAWADFWQGAD, from the coding sequence ATGACCGAAACGAATGCTCAATCAACAACAGAGGTCGCAAGTTGTTCACCCCAACTGCCCGATTTAGCGCTGCAAATCCTCGATAGTAGCGATGACTGCATCCAGGTGTTGGATTTAGACGGGCGAATTCTGTTCATGAACCGGAGTGGGCAAGCGTTGTTGGGTATCCAGGATCTAACGCCTTTCCTCAATACCGCTTGGGCGGATTTCTGGCAAGGAGCTGATTAG
- a CDS encoding response regulator, with translation MPPQSRLPQTGRESKPSSGLQGIKVLVVDDTVDMREYVAFVLEQEGAEVVTAASAAEAIAAFAQFQLDVLLSDIGMPDMDGYMLMQQVRQLSPPGGQIPAIALTAYAGEINQQQAIAAGFQQHIAKPIESAALIAAIVDLLNPEKVEK, from the coding sequence ATGCCGCCACAATCAAGGCTTCCTCAGACGGGTCGCGAGTCCAAACCTTCTTCAGGTCTCCAGGGAATCAAGGTGTTAGTGGTAGACGATACGGTTGATATGCGCGAGTATGTCGCCTTTGTCTTAGAACAGGAAGGGGCAGAGGTTGTGACTGCCGCTTCAGCCGCAGAAGCGATCGCCGCATTCGCTCAGTTCCAGCTAGATGTTTTGTTGAGCGATATTGGTATGCCTGACATGGATGGCTATATGCTAATGCAGCAGGTGAGACAGCTATCTCCACCCGGCGGTCAAATTCCCGCGATCGCCCTGACTGCTTATGCTGGAGAGATCAATCAGCAACAGGCGATCGCGGCAGGATTTCAGCAACACATTGCTAAACCGATCGAGTCAGCGGCATTAATTGCTGCGATCGTCGATCTTCTCAACCCAGAAAAAGTTGAAAAATAG
- a CDS encoding PAS domain S-box protein — MLDFQRLFAAVPDLYLVLALDFVIVEGSDAHFQATNTKREAVIGRNVFDVFPENFNHLNAKAAQNLRASLESVVQNRQPHTMDVLKYDIRRPESEGGRSEERYWKVVNSPVFDETGELTHILNRSEDVTEFVQMQQQRSQFQQEAVAAKQQVETILSSIRDGFYAFDRDGRFTSAEFDTQIASIALERDRSNLALRESEERLRRALAIEMVGVIFFKADGSITDANATFLQMIGYNQEDVEQGRVRWDVMTPPEWMPASLCAIREFESTGHTTPYEKEYIRKDGSRWWGLFTAERINETEGVEFIIDISDRKQTEIALRQSEARLRLMIESAKEYAIFTLDFNGIVTSWNAGAKRLLGYAEAGILGRDGRIIFTPEDAARGAAERERQTALTQGQAENERWHVRQDGSRFWGSGLVMPLQDETGVAQGLIKILQDKTIQRQIEAEREQLLKRERAAREEAERVNRLKDEFLAVLSHELRSPLNPILGWSKLLQDRKFDQARTADALATIERNAKLQVQLIDDLLDVSRILQGKLSLNATPVNLATIITAALETVRVAASTKLIQIQTVLEPEVGQILGDSGRLQQVIWNLLSNAVKFTPQRGRIEIRLEQVEAQAQITVSDTGKGIAPHFLPHVFEYFQQADSTTTRQFGGLGLGLAIVRQIVSYTVALFMQPARVKGRELPFW; from the coding sequence GGCAACCAACACAAAACGAGAAGCGGTTATCGGTCGGAATGTGTTTGATGTCTTTCCAGAGAATTTCAACCATCTAAATGCTAAGGCTGCCCAAAATTTACGAGCATCCCTAGAGAGCGTGGTGCAGAATCGCCAGCCGCATACAATGGACGTGCTGAAGTATGACATTCGTCGCCCCGAATCTGAAGGGGGTAGGTCTGAAGAACGCTACTGGAAGGTGGTAAACTCGCCCGTCTTTGATGAAACTGGAGAATTGACGCACATCCTTAACCGATCAGAGGATGTGACCGAGTTTGTGCAGATGCAGCAGCAGCGATCGCAGTTTCAGCAGGAGGCAGTCGCCGCCAAGCAGCAAGTTGAAACCATTTTGTCGAGCATCCGGGATGGGTTTTATGCCTTCGATCGCGATGGGCGGTTTACCTCGGCTGAGTTTGACACTCAAATCGCCAGCATCGCCCTTGAGCGCGATCGCTCCAATCTTGCTCTGCGCGAATCGGAAGAACGGCTGCGACGAGCGTTAGCGATCGAAATGGTTGGGGTCATTTTCTTCAAAGCCGATGGCAGCATTACCGATGCCAACGCCACTTTCTTACAAATGATCGGCTACAACCAGGAAGATGTTGAGCAAGGGCGGGTGCGGTGGGATGTAATGACACCACCAGAGTGGATGCCCGCTTCTCTGTGTGCCATCCGGGAGTTTGAATCTACCGGGCACACAACTCCCTACGAAAAAGAATACATCCGCAAGGATGGCTCACGCTGGTGGGGCTTGTTTACAGCAGAACGGATCAATGAAACAGAGGGCGTGGAATTTATCATTGATATCAGCGATCGCAAACAAACTGAAATCGCCTTACGCCAAAGTGAAGCGCGCTTGCGGTTAATGATTGAAAGTGCGAAAGAATATGCCATTTTTACCCTCGATTTCAATGGCATTGTCACCAGTTGGAACGCGGGTGCCAAACGCTTGCTGGGATATGCAGAAGCAGGCATTCTCGGTCGAGACGGTCGCATCATTTTCACGCCAGAAGACGCTGCACGGGGAGCTGCTGAGCGGGAAAGACAAACTGCTCTGACGCAAGGGCAGGCAGAAAATGAACGTTGGCATGTGCGGCAAGATGGTAGCCGCTTCTGGGGTAGTGGCTTGGTGATGCCGTTACAGGATGAAACGGGTGTCGCACAGGGATTGATCAAAATCTTGCAGGACAAAACCATCCAAAGACAGATTGAAGCAGAGCGAGAGCAGCTTCTGAAACGAGAACGAGCGGCACGAGAAGAAGCCGAACGAGTGAATCGCCTCAAAGATGAGTTTTTAGCCGTGCTATCGCATGAGTTGCGATCGCCGCTCAACCCCATCTTAGGTTGGTCAAAGCTGTTGCAAGACCGCAAGTTTGATCAAGCGCGAACCGCCGATGCCCTGGCGACGATCGAGCGCAACGCCAAACTGCAAGTGCAACTGATTGATGATTTACTCGATGTGTCTCGAATTCTGCAAGGCAAACTTAGCCTCAATGCCACTCCCGTCAATCTAGCAACAATCATTACTGCTGCATTGGAAACCGTACGGGTAGCAGCATCTACAAAGTTGATTCAAATTCAGACAGTACTGGAACCAGAGGTTGGGCAAATCTTAGGGGATTCTGGTCGATTGCAGCAAGTCATCTGGAACCTGTTATCTAACGCTGTTAAGTTCACTCCCCAACGAGGACGTATCGAAATTCGCTTAGAGCAGGTTGAGGCACAGGCTCAGATTACGGTTAGCGACACCGGGAAAGGGATTGCTCCTCACTTCTTGCCCCATGTGTTTGAGTACTTCCAGCAAGCTGACAGTACCACCACTCGACAATTTGGGGGCTTGGGCTTAGGCTTAGCGATCGTCCGTCAAATCGTTAGCTACACGGTGGCACTGTTCATGCAGCCAGCCCGGGTGAAGGGCAGGGAGCTACCTTTTTGGTGA